The genomic stretch AGATTGTCGTAACCGCGGACCCTTACCGCCGTTATGTTTGGCATCGCGACCATCGAATCACCGGTCAGGTCACCCTGGATGCCGTCTTTCCATACGCCAGGGATCACCTTTCTTATCCGGATTTATTGGAAGAAGGCCTTCAGCCTCACCGGGTTAAAGAGATTTTATTCTGGGGCGCGGAGGATATAAACTTTCGCTCTGACATCACCGAGACCTTTGACCTCAAAATAGCCGCCCTTCGCTGTCATAAGAGCCAGGTCGCTTTCCTCGACACCCCGGAAGGTAGAGCCAGGCTGAGGCAGCGGTACCAAGACCTGGCTGAAGGGGAGGATTTTAAAATGGCAGAGGCTTTCCATCGAGTTCAAATCTTCTGGTAGCGCGCTCCTTAACGTTAAAAAAAATCAGTCAGGATGAGAGCCAGAGCACATCCCCGCACAGGTCCGGATCATGGGGGCGGGCGGAAAAGACCTCAAATTCTTGTTTCGCTTTCTTTAACGTCGTAGGGTCACCATGCCCGGGATAGACCTCGGTCTCATCAGGCAGTATAAAAATCTTCGAGGTTATGGACTTGACGATTTGCTTGAACGCGGCCGGCGACCCGGTCTTGCCCGGCCCTCCTGGAAATATCGTATCGCCCGCTATCAAACACTTGCCTGTTAAAAAGCACAGGCTGCCCGGGGTATGCCCTGGCGTGTGCAATACCTTGAGCTCAATGCTTCCCATGGATACCACATCGCCATCATTGAGCAGCAAGTCCGGGAATACGGGCAGTCCGTCGCTATCTGAGGCATGCGCGGCCAGGGGAACCTTCAGTTCTGATTTAACCTGGGTCAGAGCGCCGACATGATCCATATGGTCATGGGTCATCAGGATGTACTTTGGATTCGTTTCCTTCAGTCTTCCAAGGATCTTGCCTGCCTCGCCCGGGGCGTCTACCAACACGCTCTCTCCTGTCTGCTGGCATGTCAGGATATAGGCGTTGGTCCCAAAGGGTCCTAGCTCCAGTTTTTCGATTTGGATACTATCGTCTTTGACCATAACAACCATTGTTCTTTTCTCCCTGTGGCTGGAAAGTATACTTCAAGAAGGTTGAGTGACATTATCACGTCTTTAGTAAAGCAGGCAAGATGAAATTCATGCGGTGGATATTTGATAAGGCCCAGGGTCAAAAGGGTGCGTAAAACCCAAATCAACCTCATCCCATCACTTCAGGTGACCCTGCCTTCTTTGTTCAAGCCTTTTTTTTATTTTTCTTTGCATGTCTTGGTTCTTTTTCTAATACTTATTTCCTACTTTTTTTTAGTGAAAAACCAATAAAATCATACTTTCTTCGTATTGATTCGTCTCACGCCCTCAATTAAGATATAGTAAATTAGTTAAAATGATAATCACTAAAATAACTTACCAAGGACTATAAGCCGCCGACCAATAAAGAGGAGAAGAAAAAAAACCCCAGGACCTTTGTGGAACTACCCTCCTAATTCAAGATAACGCCATCACATTGACAGAAGTATAGTTCTGCTGGCATGAACTGAGCTTGTGTTGTCTTTAGGATTAAAACCTGGCCCGGTATTTTATATTTAGCTAGACGCGCTTAAAAGATTGATTTTTAGCTATAATTTTGATAGAGTAACTTAACTTCAGTTGCCTCAGATCAGACCGGCGGTCGTTGTATGTGCATAAGATGCCTGCTAAAAAAGGCCTATTGTCAAGGAACTTCAAAAATCGATGCAACTGGGTATCTAAAAAGGAGAGAGGTGCTCCAGTGAAGAAAATTCTGTGTCATGTCCTGGCCTTTATGCTCTTGCTGGCAATCAGTCCTTCAGCTTTGGCCGGTGAAAATTCCGATCGGTACAGAATTAGTTCTGGTGATGTTCTGGAGATTTCGGTATGGAGGGACGAGAGCCTGAGCAGGCAAATCATAGTTCCTCCTGATGGCTTCATCTCCTTTCCTCTTATTGGAGACATTGATATATCCGGCATGACTGTGACTCAGCTCAGGGAGGTCGTGACAAAAAAAATAACAGAATACGTCCCGGATGCAACGGTGACCGTTTTATTGGCGCAGATTAACAGCCTCAAAGCCTATGTCATTGGCAAGGTGAACAATCCAGGTCAATTCACTATTGATATGAATACCAATGTTATGCAGATCCTTACCATGGCTGGAGGCCTCAATCAATTTGCAGACTCAAATAGAATCCTGATCCTGCGGAAGCAGAAAGACAAAACCATTAAAATACCTTTTAATTATAAGGAGGTGGAAAAGGGGGGAAATCTAGATCAAAACATTGTGCTTCAACGGGGAGATGTAATTGTTGTCCCCTGACCTTAAACCGCTGGCTTGGAAAGATAAGGATCAAACGTCCAGGCAGTTCCCTTTAGGTTGATCCCTTTATTTTGCAATTTTTTATGTGTATGAGACAATTATATAATAGGTGGAGGATCGGTTCGAGATGTCATTTGTAACTATGAAAGTTCGCACGATATCGCTCTGCTTCTGTCTGCTGTCCCTTTGCGTGTTGACCTTACCTCAAAATTCAGAAGCCGCCGGAAATGTCATGATCACGCCTTCCATTCAAATCCAGGATGGATATGACAGTAACATCAGTTTTACCAAGATAGACGAAGAGAGAGACTTTTACACTGTCATTAGTCCGGCCTTTGTCATGGATTATGGCACTGAACTCCTGACGCTTAACGCGGAAGCAGACCTGGATCTTGTCCGTTATGCTCAAGAAAAACAGCGAAACAGTGATCAATGGCGACTTGGGCTTAATGGTAATTATATGATATTTGAAAGATCACAAGCCAGTTTCGCTCTTTCATATATTAACGATATAACCCTTCGCTCCGAACTCGAAGAGACGGGGCTGGGGTACATCCGATCCGGCCGAGAGCGATATCTCGCAAGCGGTGGATTTTCTAATCAGATGAGTGAACGTTCAGAAATGGGATTCAACTACACTCACACAAAAACCGAATATGAGTGGTCCGGGAACGTGGATTATGATACCGACGCAATTACTTGTGAATATGTGCGCCAGTTGGCCAACCAGCGCGACAGCATCACCATCCAGCCAAGTTATTCGAGAACCGACTCCCGGGCCAATAAAGTTGATACTTACAGTCTTTCTCTTGGTTGGTCCCATGCCTTCAGTGAAACGGCTGGCTTGAGTATGACCCTTGGCGGCCGCCATACTACAATCCGATCTCGCTTGGTCCAGCCCCAAATTATAGATGACCCAACGCAGTCGCCCCCCTATCAGGTGATCTATACCGAGGTCGATCAAAGTGAAAAAAAATGGGGGTTTACGGCTAATTTTAGTCTTACCAAAAAAGGCGAGAGGCACTCCACAGCCTTGGGTTATAATCACGATATCAGTTACACCTCATTGGGGGAGCCGATAGAAAGGGATAAAATCTCTATTAGCGGCAGCTTAATGATAACGGAACGAACCAGAGTCGGCCTTTCAGGAAGCCTCTATTTCAACCGATCTGAAAGTGAAACTTATGAGGTTGACAGCCGGTATTATCAGGTGCGCTCCTTTATATCCTATCAGATTACAAAGAACGGTTCCTTGCAGATCGAGTATAGTTATGCCGACAGTACAGATTTTACTTTAACTGGCGACAATGAGGCCATTCGCCACAGGGTGTTGGTCTCATTATCCTTTGGATTCCCAAAAGCAATGTAACAGGATTCCTTTATTTATTATGAAAGATCAACAGATACAATTGGACATATGGGGGGTTATTAGAAGGCGAAACTTAGGCTTTCTTTTAATCTTCCTTCCTGTCTTGGTGGCCTTTGTGGTCACCGCGCTTTTACTGCCTGCAGTTTATCGTTCCCAAACGACCATCCTCATTGAGGGGCAACAGATCCCAACGGAGTATGTCAGAACAACTGTGACAAGCTATGTTGAAGAACGATTGGAGATCATTAAGCAAAGGGTCTTGAGTCGGACGAAGCTGATAGACATCATCACCAAGCTCAATTTATACCCCGATATGCGAAAACAGCATACTTGGGGAGAGATTGTTGCGAAAATGCGAAAAGACATTTCTATTAAGACGATAAGTGCCGAAGTGGGGGGTGGAAGAGGAGGAGCCCGTTCGGCAACAATCGCCTTCATGCTTCTGTACGAGGGCCGCAGACCTTCACAAGTGCAAAAAGTGGCCAATGTATTAGCTTCCTTGTATCTTGAAGAAAACATACGAACCAGAGAGAGGCGTGCCGCAACGACCACTCAATACCTGCAGGACGAATTGAAAAGTGTCAAAAAAGAGCTGAATAATATCGAGCAAAAGATCA from Deltaproteobacteria bacterium encodes the following:
- a CDS encoding PIG-L family deacetylase, which produces MVVTPHPDDAEYGIAGTVARWNKEGKQVVYVVCTNGDKGASDLNMDPQELARIREKEQMAAAKLLGVREVVFLRHADQTLEDTPEFRKEIVRLIRTYRPEIVVTADPYRRYVWHRDHRITGQVTLDAVFPYARDHLSYPDLLEEGLQPHRVKEILFWGAEDINFRSDITETFDLKIAALRCHKSQVAFLDTPEGRARLRQRYQDLAEGEDFKMAEAFHRVQIFW
- a CDS encoding MBL fold metallo-hydrolase, yielding MVVMVKDDSIQIEKLELGPFGTNAYILTCQQTGESVLVDAPGEAGKILGRLKETNPKYILMTHDHMDHVGALTQVKSELKVPLAAHASDSDGLPVFPDLLLNDGDVVSMGSIELKVLHTPGHTPGSLCFLTGKCLIAGDTIFPGGPGKTGSPAAFKQIVKSITSKIFILPDETEVYPGHGDPTTLKKAKQEFEVFSARPHDPDLCGDVLWLSS
- a CDS encoding polysaccharide biosynthesis/export family protein, which encodes MLLLAISPSALAGENSDRYRISSGDVLEISVWRDESLSRQIIVPPDGFISFPLIGDIDISGMTVTQLREVVTKKITEYVPDATVTVLLAQINSLKAYVIGKVNNPGQFTIDMNTNVMQILTMAGGLNQFADSNRILILRKQKDKTIKIPFNYKEVEKGGNLDQNIVLQRGDVIVVP
- a CDS encoding outer membrane beta-barrel protein — protein: MSFVTMKVRTISLCFCLLSLCVLTLPQNSEAAGNVMITPSIQIQDGYDSNISFTKIDEERDFYTVISPAFVMDYGTELLTLNAEADLDLVRYAQEKQRNSDQWRLGLNGNYMIFERSQASFALSYINDITLRSELEETGLGYIRSGRERYLASGGFSNQMSERSEMGFNYTHTKTEYEWSGNVDYDTDAITCEYVRQLANQRDSITIQPSYSRTDSRANKVDTYSLSLGWSHAFSETAGLSMTLGGRHTTIRSRLVQPQIIDDPTQSPPYQVIYTEVDQSEKKWGFTANFSLTKKGERHSTALGYNHDISYTSLGEPIERDKISISGSLMITERTRVGLSGSLYFNRSESETYEVDSRYYQVRSFISYQITKNGSLQIEYSYADSTDFTLTGDNEAIRHRVLVSLSFGFPKAM